One segment of Triticum aestivum cultivar Chinese Spring chromosome 2A, IWGSC CS RefSeq v2.1, whole genome shotgun sequence DNA contains the following:
- the LOC123187215 gene encoding probable strigolactone esterase DAD2: MSQPSSSSFHGSDVRGDDFTPAIDRRSMQRLEGHELIKALNVKYTPGAQPLLVLSHGFGCDKSVWHKVISNLRDSEIHSGILTYDLAFSGKVGKDYYHKYSDRYQTIDGYVEDIVSILQHYSIHTCIFVGHSTSGLVGLQASIRHRDLFSQLVLIGTAPCALDKFPDYMIGYSRERADERLKLMEVDYKKFVETYIEIALPGNTKDSAKLKLNTCCRGRPEMLLNQWRRWYSTQTCAPCCHL; the protein is encoded by the exons ATGTCtcaaccatcatcatcatcattccatGGAAGTGACGTGCGAGGAGACGATTTCACTCCCGCCATA GATCGGAGAAGCATGCAAAGACTGGAGGGGCACGAACTCATAAAAGCATTGAACGTGAAGTATACCCCAGGGGCTCAGCCCTTGTTAGTCCTCTCACATGGCTTTGGTTGTGACAAGTCTGTTTGGCACAAGGTGATTTCTAACTTGAGAGATTCAGAAATTCATAGTGGTATTCTTACGTATGATCTTGCCTTTTCGGGAAAAGTTGGTAAGGATTATTACCACAAATATTCAGATAGATACCAAACAATCGATGGATATGTAGAGGACATTGTATCTATCCTCCAACACTACAGTATCCATACATGCATTTTTGTTGGCCATTCAACTTCTGGACTGGTAGGCCTACAAGCTTCCATTCGGCACAGAGACCTGTTTAGCCAACTCGTCCTTATCGGCACTGCCCCCTG CGCTCTAGACAAATTCCCTGATTACATGATAGGGTATTCAAGGGAAAGGGCAGATGAGAGGCTTAAATTGATGGAAGTGGATTACAAGAAATTTGTGGAAACATATATTGAGATTGCACTTCCAGGGAACACCAAAGACAGCGCCAAGCTGAAACTAAACACATGTTGTCGAGGACGACCGGAGATGTTGTTAAATCAATGGCGACGATGGTATTCAACACAGACCTGTGCCCCATGCTGCCACTTGTGA
- the LOC123187214 gene encoding uncharacterized protein, with protein MDPVEIPGGVDPNPNTPCVYGKMQTHSQSPPLQAADSVSRVLDDDDLLIEIIVRLGLPTTLIRAILVCKRWFFIVSDKAFLRRFRSLHPPRLLGFYVSTRSTDELSLVLLRPRFVPMLPQPLELATAVRLAENYSLETYDEELACVCECQNDTILLHGFQDKSILFGVHWPLCPERGVVAPPITPYEEFDGTAATCAHFLLKEEGDGKNLTFIWFSIGYLIEGKDYSIKYKAHIYMLQDGLWYWRSSAAAVLPSPWPDPHPLLSGNKIYMEHSTSIAALNLTTSNFSTIPLPEGMERYVCEDMMLSRANDSGVYLVHLEKLQLRIWLHTGGNSGGMRNWLLLDTICLREMLDALGMADNEQPTLLDTFQTGDNLQFVFFKIGQSALHLDIKRRELRKVYEVTEDERTLERIYPFMMTWPPTFPVLKNDPASPNRAVL; from the exons ATGGATCCTGTTGAGATTCCTGGGGG GGTCGATCCCAATCCCAACACACCATGTGTGTATGGCAAGATGCAGACGCATTCCCAATCCCCGCCGTTGCAGGCAGCAGACTCCGTATCCAGGGTGCTCGACGACGATGACCTCCTCATCGAGATCATTGTCCGACTCGGCCTGCCCACCACCCTCATCCGCGCCATCCTTGTCTGCAAGCGCTGGTTCTTCATTGTATCCGATAAGGCCTTTCTCCGCCGCTTCCGCAGCCTCCACCCGCCCCGTCTCCTCGGCTTCTATGTCTCCACCAGGTCAACTGATGAGCTCTCACTAGTCCTGCTCCGCCCGCGCTTTGTCCCGATGCTGCCTCAGCCCCTGGAGCTTGCCACTGCTGTCCGCCTGGCTGAGAACTACAGTCTGGAGACCTATGACGAAGAACTTGCATGCGTTTGTGAGTGCCAGAACGACACCATCCTTCTCCATGGCTTCCAAGACAAGAGCATCTTGTTTGGAGTGCACTGGCCGCTGTGCCCGGAGAGAGGCGTTGTTGCACCGCCAATCAccccatatgaagaatttgatggcACTGCAGCCACTTGTGCCCACTTCCTCTTGAAGGAAGAAGGTGACGGTAAGAACCTGACCTTCATATGGTTCTCAATTGGTTATCTCATAGAGGGAAAAGATTATTCTATAAAATACAAGGCGCACATATATATGCTACAAGATGGTCTTTGGTACTGGCGTTCCTCAGCAGCGGCAGTGCTCCCTTCTCCGTGGCCGGATCCACATCCTCTGTTGTCTGGCAATAAGATCTATATGGAGCACTCCACGAGCATTGCTGCATTGAATTTGACGACTTCAAACTTCTCCACTATTCCGCTCCCCGAAGGAATGGAGCGGTATGTTTGTGAAGATATGATGCTATCACGGGCCAATGATTCAGGGGTTTATCTTGTACATCTTGAGAAACTGCAGCTTCGCATCTGGCTCCACACGGGGGGCAACAGTGGCGGCATGAGAAACTGGTTGCTTTTGGATACAATTTGCTTGCGTGAGATGTTGGATGCTTTGGGGATGGCTGATAATGAGCAGCCTACTCTTTTAGACACATTCCAAACAGGGGATAATCTCCAGTTTGTGTTCTTCAAGATAGGCCAGTCTGCACTTCACTTGGATATTAAACGCCGGGAGCTGCGTAAGGTGTATGAAGTGACAGAAGATGAACGAACTTTAGAACGGATTTATCCTTTTATGATGACATGGCCACCCACATTTCCTGTGCTCAAGAATGATCCTGCAAG TCCTAATAGAGCTGTCCTATGA